From a single Serratia surfactantfaciens genomic region:
- a CDS encoding LysR family transcriptional regulator — MLTLRQLRQFLAVAETMNIRKAAERLHMAQPPLTAAIRHMEEALGTRLFERTNRITALTPAGKVLQKEAVATLMQMERSMLLTRRAGQGMTGALRIGFVASAVRHLLPEMIARFHFSCPEVVLELKEMTTARQVVNLLEDTLDVGIAVLPVPEYAIQKLSCHQFFSCPLIAVLPSKHPAGTRGTLSLSALAGEPWVLFPEQEGPGLYRSIMKACEEAGFVPDVVQRAVQMETLVGLVASGLGVSLVPEFMQKSGWVNVSFCRLSEGQIPYQVALIHKPENTNPHVADFVTNAVPSPPFVPT, encoded by the coding sequence ATGCTCACCCTGCGTCAGCTTCGCCAGTTTCTTGCTGTTGCGGAGACCATGAATATCAGGAAAGCGGCAGAGCGCCTGCATATGGCTCAGCCGCCCCTTACCGCTGCGATCCGTCATATGGAAGAGGCGTTGGGCACCCGGCTTTTTGAACGAACCAATCGTATAACGGCGCTGACCCCGGCAGGCAAAGTGTTACAGAAAGAAGCGGTTGCGACGCTGATGCAGATGGAAAGGTCGATGTTGCTGACACGACGCGCCGGTCAGGGAATGACGGGGGCTTTGCGCATCGGTTTTGTAGCCTCCGCCGTCAGACATTTGCTTCCCGAAATGATCGCCCGTTTTCACTTTTCCTGTCCGGAGGTTGTCCTTGAACTGAAAGAAATGACCACCGCGCGGCAGGTCGTGAACCTATTGGAAGACACGCTTGACGTTGGCATTGCGGTTTTACCTGTTCCTGAATACGCCATACAAAAACTGTCCTGCCATCAATTTTTTAGCTGCCCGTTAATTGCCGTTTTGCCGAGTAAACATCCTGCCGGAACCCGCGGCACTCTGTCGCTTTCTGCTCTGGCCGGGGAGCCATGGGTATTGTTTCCGGAGCAGGAAGGGCCAGGTCTTTATCGCTCTATTATGAAGGCCTGTGAAGAGGCAGGATTTGTTCCTGATGTTGTTCAGCGAGCCGTGCAGATGGAGACCCTCGTCGGTTTGGTTGCTTCGGGATTAGGAGTTAGCCTGGTCCCTGAATTCATGCAAAAAAGCGGTTGGGTAAACGTTTCTTTTTGCCGGCTCAGTGAAGGGCAGATCCCGTATCAGGTTGCTTTGATTCATAAGCCGGAAAATACTAATCCTCACGTCGCAGATTTTGTCACAAACGCGGTTCCTTCACCGCCATTCGTGCCCACATAA
- a CDS encoding alpha/beta fold hydrolase has protein sequence MLLTLLVMSASPTLAVSKENEISAPIKRTDRYIVLADGGQLHVREVRLKSEGKIPQPPVLLIHGARVPGLASFDLPVKGGSLAADLALAGFRVYILDLRGYGLSSRPAAMNSPPDQSAPLIRTADAVTDIAHAVQAIQAWSGAPRVNLLGWATGGHWAGAYAAQYPQNVERLVLYNTLYGGTTHHPRLGQGSPLDDPQNPGHFNAAKFGGWNLSTRDSLFVAWDSSIPVADKTQWRDETVKRAYGDAALASDNTSQRRTPHSFRAPTGAMADSFELAMGKKQWSATALTTVPVLVIRSERDFWSRPEDMDAIMKDAPLAEKLVIPEATHFVHLDRDNAGRQRFLQSVVRFLAQPQSKHGA, from the coding sequence ATGTTGCTGACCCTCCTTGTGATGTCGGCATCACCCACACTGGCTGTATCGAAAGAAAATGAAATCTCCGCGCCGATAAAGCGAACAGACAGGTACATTGTGCTTGCGGACGGAGGGCAACTCCATGTCAGGGAAGTCCGCCTGAAATCTGAAGGCAAGATACCGCAACCGCCTGTGCTGCTGATTCATGGCGCGCGGGTTCCCGGCCTCGCCTCTTTTGATTTGCCTGTCAAAGGCGGCTCTCTGGCGGCAGATCTGGCATTAGCAGGCTTTCGTGTGTACATCCTCGATCTGCGGGGGTATGGACTATCCAGCCGCCCGGCCGCGATGAATAGCCCTCCAGACCAATCGGCGCCGTTAATCCGCACTGCGGATGCCGTGACCGATATCGCTCACGCCGTGCAGGCTATTCAGGCGTGGAGCGGCGCCCCTCGCGTTAACCTCCTGGGATGGGCGACGGGAGGACACTGGGCGGGCGCTTATGCGGCCCAATACCCACAGAATGTGGAACGACTGGTGCTCTATAACACGCTTTATGGCGGAACCACCCACCATCCGCGGCTGGGCCAGGGATCGCCGCTGGATGATCCTCAAAACCCGGGACATTTCAACGCAGCCAAATTTGGTGGCTGGAACCTGAGCACGCGGGACAGTCTGTTTGTCGCCTGGGATAGCAGCATACCCGTGGCGGATAAAACACAGTGGCGTGATGAAACAGTGAAACGCGCTTACGGCGATGCCGCACTGGCATCGGATAACACCTCGCAGCGCAGAACGCCACACAGTTTCAGGGCGCCGACAGGCGCCATGGCAGACAGCTTTGAGCTGGCGATGGGCAAAAAACAGTGGTCGGCAACCGCCTTAACCACCGTTCCCGTGTTGGTTATTCGCTCAGAACGTGATTTTTGGAGCCGGCCTGAAGATATGGACGCCATCATGAAAGATGCCCCTTTAGCCGAAAAGCTGGTCATTCCTGAGGCGACACATTTTGTCCATCTCGATAGAGATAACGCCGGCAGACAACGTTTTCTTCAGAGCGTCGTCAGATTTCTGGCGCAACCCCAGTCCAAACACGGCGCTTAA